A part of Podarcis raffonei isolate rPodRaf1 chromosome 12, rPodRaf1.pri, whole genome shotgun sequence genomic DNA contains:
- the NGLY1 gene encoding peptide-N(4)-(N-acetyl-beta-glucosaminyl)asparagine amidase isoform X4 → MGIEEGETRLVFPKDDTSIEQLRKIRDLVAGERNSRLNGSNTTEMSGSSQRVTDMQPVAHQPSRTLDSNQDPTSQPAVMTFESIFLKTLQSNFLHVMVYENPSLQKKALACVPIQELSRNAHEKLIQARKMDRGHALNEQDILLLELLNWFKCDFFRWVNNLPCSKCGGQTESKENLSPSEDDLRWEASRVENHFCNHCQFSNRFPRYNNPEKLLETRRGRCGEWSNCFTLFCRAVGFEARYIWDATDHVWTEVYSSSQQRWLHCDPCENVCDKPLLYEMGWGKKLSYIIAFSKDEVVDVTWRYSCKHEDLLPRRTQVKEAVLRETINNLNKVRQQSLTEGRRRELLERIIVELVEFISPKTPKPGELGGRVSGSVAWRVARGEIALESEERIFIPTGKEKASKLLHLRYNIVEDCYTRISNNNEKISGWEKGVWRMDSMWRKVESDWKMVYLARKEGSLSGYICWKFECGSVGLKIDSISVKTSSQTFQSGKVRWMLRSGNTVVDVNGDKSLHSYPGISNVTDVILEAELSGGDGDIAWQHTQLFRQSLNEAEDCFEIILKFGDL, encoded by the exons ATGGGGATTGAAGA GGGGGAAACCCGTCTCGTTTTTCCTAAGGACGACACATCAATTGAGCAGCTGCGCAAAATCCGAGACTTAGTCGCTGGGGAGAGAAATAGCCGATTGAATGGATCAAATACAACCGAAATGTCGGGATCCTCTCAGAGAGTAACAGACATGCAGCCTGTTGCACACCAGCCGTCGAGAACTCTTGATTCCAATCAGGACCCAACTTCTCAGCCTGCTGTCATG ACATTTGAATCAATCTTCTTGAAGACACTTCAATCAAACTTTCTGCATGTAATGGTATATGAGAACCCTAGTTTACAAAAGAAAGCCTTGGCTTGCGTCCCAATCCAAGAACTGAGCAGGAATGCTCATGAAAAGCTGATCCAAGCAAGGAAAATGGACAGAG GACATGCATTGAACGAACAGGACATACTGTTGCTGGAGCTCCTGAACTGGTTTAAATGTGATTTTTTCCGGTGGGTAAATAACCTTCCGTGCAGCAAGTGTGGGGGCCAGACAGAATCTAAAGAAAATTTGTCACCTAGCGAAGATGATCTGAGATGGGAAGCGAGTAGGGTTGAAAATCACTTCTGTAACCATTGCCAATTCAGCAACCGGTTTCCAAG GTACAACAATCCCGAGAAACTTCTGGAAACTAGGCGTGGCCGCTGCGGAGAATGGTCCAACTGCTTCACCCTCTTCTGCAGAGCTGTGGGCTTTGAAGCAAGATATATTTGGGACGCAACAG ATCATGTGTGGACCGAAGTTTATTCCTCATCCCAGCAGAGGTGGCTTCACTGTGACCCTTGTGAAAACGTCTGCGACAAACCCCTCCTCTATGAGATGGGCTGGGGGAAAAAGCTCTCCTACATTATTGCATTCTCTAAAGACGAG GTTGTTGATGTCACCTGGCGCTACTCTTGTAAACATGAAGACCTGCTCCCACGGAGGACCCAGGTCAAAGAAGCAGTCCTACGAGAAACCATCAATAACCTTAATAAAGTG AGACAGCAGTCTTTGacggaaggaaggagaagggagctCTTAGAAAGAATAATTGTGGAGCTTGTTGAGTTCATTTCTCCTAAAACCCCTAAGCCGGGAGAACTTGGCGGAAGGGTATCGGGATCAGTGGCTTGGAGAGTCGCCAGAGGTGAAATTGCTTTGGAG AGCGAAGAAAGAATTTTTATTCCAACTGGAAAAGAGAAGGCCTCTAAGCTTCTCCACCTTAGGTACAATATAGTAGAAGATTGTTACACACGGATATCCAATAATAATGAAAAGATTAGTGGATGGGAAAAAGGAGTATGGAGGATGGACTCTATGTGGAGAAAGGTTGAATCAGACTGGAAAATG GTTTATTTAGCTCGAAAAGAAGGATCATTATCTGGTTACATCTGCTGGAAGTTTGAGTGTGGCTCAGTTGGGCTAAAAATTGACAGCATCTCAGTCAAAACGAGCAGCCAGACATTTCAGAGTGGAAAAGTAAGGTGGATGCTGCGATCTGGCAACACTGTAGTTGATGTAAACGGAG ATAAAAGTCTTCATTCTTATCCCGGTATTTCCAACGTAACAGATGTTATCTTGGAAGCTGAACTAAGTGGAGGGGATGGTGATATTGCATGGCAACACACACAGCTGTTTAGGCAAAGTTTAAATGAGGCTGAGGATTGTTTTGAGATCATTTTAAAATTCGGTGATCTTTGA
- the NGLY1 gene encoding peptide-N(4)-(N-acetyl-beta-glucosaminyl)asparagine amidase isoform X3, translating to MKKNVSLFGLKTKAFSLDCCLSEELLNVLLKWGLKRGETRLVFPKDDTSIEQLRKIRDLVAGERNSRLNGSNTTEMSGSSQRVTDMQPVAHQPSRTLDSNQDPTSQPAVMTFESIFLKTLQSNFLHVMVYENPSLQKKALACVPIQELSRNAHEKLIQARKMDRGHALNEQDILLLELLNWFKCDFFRWVNNLPCSKCGGQTESKENLSPSEDDLRWEASRVENHFCNHCQFSNRFPRYNNPEKLLETRRGRCGEWSNCFTLFCRAVGFEARYIWDATDHVWTEVYSSSQQRWLHCDPCENVCDKPLLYEMGWGKKLSYIIAFSKDERQQSLTEGRRRELLERIIVELVEFISPKTPKPGELGGRVSGSVAWRVARGEIALESEERIFIPTGKEKASKLLHLRYNIVEDCYTRISNNNEKISGWEKGVWRMDSMWRKVESDWKMVYLARKEGSLSGYICWKFECGSVGLKIDSISVKTSSQTFQSGKVRWMLRSGNTVVDVNGDKSLHSYPGISNVTDVILEAELSGGDGDIAWQHTQLFRQSLNEAEDCFEIILKFGDL from the exons ATGAAGAAAAATGTCAGTCTATTTGGATTGAAAACCAAGGCTTTTTCACTAGATTGTTGCCTGTCAGAGGAGCTGTTGAATGTCCTTTTGAAATGGGGATTGAAGAG GGGGGAAACCCGTCTCGTTTTTCCTAAGGACGACACATCAATTGAGCAGCTGCGCAAAATCCGAGACTTAGTCGCTGGGGAGAGAAATAGCCGATTGAATGGATCAAATACAACCGAAATGTCGGGATCCTCTCAGAGAGTAACAGACATGCAGCCTGTTGCACACCAGCCGTCGAGAACTCTTGATTCCAATCAGGACCCAACTTCTCAGCCTGCTGTCATG ACATTTGAATCAATCTTCTTGAAGACACTTCAATCAAACTTTCTGCATGTAATGGTATATGAGAACCCTAGTTTACAAAAGAAAGCCTTGGCTTGCGTCCCAATCCAAGAACTGAGCAGGAATGCTCATGAAAAGCTGATCCAAGCAAGGAAAATGGACAGAG GACATGCATTGAACGAACAGGACATACTGTTGCTGGAGCTCCTGAACTGGTTTAAATGTGATTTTTTCCGGTGGGTAAATAACCTTCCGTGCAGCAAGTGTGGGGGCCAGACAGAATCTAAAGAAAATTTGTCACCTAGCGAAGATGATCTGAGATGGGAAGCGAGTAGGGTTGAAAATCACTTCTGTAACCATTGCCAATTCAGCAACCGGTTTCCAAG GTACAACAATCCCGAGAAACTTCTGGAAACTAGGCGTGGCCGCTGCGGAGAATGGTCCAACTGCTTCACCCTCTTCTGCAGAGCTGTGGGCTTTGAAGCAAGATATATTTGGGACGCAACAG ATCATGTGTGGACCGAAGTTTATTCCTCATCCCAGCAGAGGTGGCTTCACTGTGACCCTTGTGAAAACGTCTGCGACAAACCCCTCCTCTATGAGATGGGCTGGGGGAAAAAGCTCTCCTACATTATTGCATTCTCTAAAGACGAG AGACAGCAGTCTTTGacggaaggaaggagaagggagctCTTAGAAAGAATAATTGTGGAGCTTGTTGAGTTCATTTCTCCTAAAACCCCTAAGCCGGGAGAACTTGGCGGAAGGGTATCGGGATCAGTGGCTTGGAGAGTCGCCAGAGGTGAAATTGCTTTGGAG AGCGAAGAAAGAATTTTTATTCCAACTGGAAAAGAGAAGGCCTCTAAGCTTCTCCACCTTAGGTACAATATAGTAGAAGATTGTTACACACGGATATCCAATAATAATGAAAAGATTAGTGGATGGGAAAAAGGAGTATGGAGGATGGACTCTATGTGGAGAAAGGTTGAATCAGACTGGAAAATG GTTTATTTAGCTCGAAAAGAAGGATCATTATCTGGTTACATCTGCTGGAAGTTTGAGTGTGGCTCAGTTGGGCTAAAAATTGACAGCATCTCAGTCAAAACGAGCAGCCAGACATTTCAGAGTGGAAAAGTAAGGTGGATGCTGCGATCTGGCAACACTGTAGTTGATGTAAACGGAG ATAAAAGTCTTCATTCTTATCCCGGTATTTCCAACGTAACAGATGTTATCTTGGAAGCTGAACTAAGTGGAGGGGATGGTGATATTGCATGGCAACACACACAGCTGTTTAGGCAAAGTTTAAATGAGGCTGAGGATTGTTTTGAGATCATTTTAAAATTCGGTGATCTTTGA
- the NGLY1 gene encoding peptide-N(4)-(N-acetyl-beta-glucosaminyl)asparagine amidase isoform X2 has translation MRINSIRGETRLVFPKDDTSIEQLRKIRDLVAGERNSRLNGSNTTEMSGSSQRVTDMQPVAHQPSRTLDSNQDPTSQPAVMTFESIFLKTLQSNFLHVMVYENPSLQKKALACVPIQELSRNAHEKLIQARKMDRGHALNEQDILLLELLNWFKCDFFRWVNNLPCSKCGGQTESKENLSPSEDDLRWEASRVENHFCNHCQFSNRFPRYNNPEKLLETRRGRCGEWSNCFTLFCRAVGFEARYIWDATDHVWTEVYSSSQQRWLHCDPCENVCDKPLLYEMGWGKKLSYIIAFSKDEVVDVTWRYSCKHEDLLPRRTQVKEAVLRETINNLNKVRQQSLTEGRRRELLERIIVELVEFISPKTPKPGELGGRVSGSVAWRVARGEIALESEERIFIPTGKEKASKLLHLRYNIVEDCYTRISNNNEKISGWEKGVWRMDSMWRKVESDWKMVYLARKEGSLSGYICWKFECGSVGLKIDSISVKTSSQTFQSGKVRWMLRSGNTVVDVNGDKSLHSYPGISNVTDVILEAELSGGDGDIAWQHTQLFRQSLNEAEDCFEIILKFGDL, from the exons GGGGGAAACCCGTCTCGTTTTTCCTAAGGACGACACATCAATTGAGCAGCTGCGCAAAATCCGAGACTTAGTCGCTGGGGAGAGAAATAGCCGATTGAATGGATCAAATACAACCGAAATGTCGGGATCCTCTCAGAGAGTAACAGACATGCAGCCTGTTGCACACCAGCCGTCGAGAACTCTTGATTCCAATCAGGACCCAACTTCTCAGCCTGCTGTCATG ACATTTGAATCAATCTTCTTGAAGACACTTCAATCAAACTTTCTGCATGTAATGGTATATGAGAACCCTAGTTTACAAAAGAAAGCCTTGGCTTGCGTCCCAATCCAAGAACTGAGCAGGAATGCTCATGAAAAGCTGATCCAAGCAAGGAAAATGGACAGAG GACATGCATTGAACGAACAGGACATACTGTTGCTGGAGCTCCTGAACTGGTTTAAATGTGATTTTTTCCGGTGGGTAAATAACCTTCCGTGCAGCAAGTGTGGGGGCCAGACAGAATCTAAAGAAAATTTGTCACCTAGCGAAGATGATCTGAGATGGGAAGCGAGTAGGGTTGAAAATCACTTCTGTAACCATTGCCAATTCAGCAACCGGTTTCCAAG GTACAACAATCCCGAGAAACTTCTGGAAACTAGGCGTGGCCGCTGCGGAGAATGGTCCAACTGCTTCACCCTCTTCTGCAGAGCTGTGGGCTTTGAAGCAAGATATATTTGGGACGCAACAG ATCATGTGTGGACCGAAGTTTATTCCTCATCCCAGCAGAGGTGGCTTCACTGTGACCCTTGTGAAAACGTCTGCGACAAACCCCTCCTCTATGAGATGGGCTGGGGGAAAAAGCTCTCCTACATTATTGCATTCTCTAAAGACGAG GTTGTTGATGTCACCTGGCGCTACTCTTGTAAACATGAAGACCTGCTCCCACGGAGGACCCAGGTCAAAGAAGCAGTCCTACGAGAAACCATCAATAACCTTAATAAAGTG AGACAGCAGTCTTTGacggaaggaaggagaagggagctCTTAGAAAGAATAATTGTGGAGCTTGTTGAGTTCATTTCTCCTAAAACCCCTAAGCCGGGAGAACTTGGCGGAAGGGTATCGGGATCAGTGGCTTGGAGAGTCGCCAGAGGTGAAATTGCTTTGGAG AGCGAAGAAAGAATTTTTATTCCAACTGGAAAAGAGAAGGCCTCTAAGCTTCTCCACCTTAGGTACAATATAGTAGAAGATTGTTACACACGGATATCCAATAATAATGAAAAGATTAGTGGATGGGAAAAAGGAGTATGGAGGATGGACTCTATGTGGAGAAAGGTTGAATCAGACTGGAAAATG GTTTATTTAGCTCGAAAAGAAGGATCATTATCTGGTTACATCTGCTGGAAGTTTGAGTGTGGCTCAGTTGGGCTAAAAATTGACAGCATCTCAGTCAAAACGAGCAGCCAGACATTTCAGAGTGGAAAAGTAAGGTGGATGCTGCGATCTGGCAACACTGTAGTTGATGTAAACGGAG ATAAAAGTCTTCATTCTTATCCCGGTATTTCCAACGTAACAGATGTTATCTTGGAAGCTGAACTAAGTGGAGGGGATGGTGATATTGCATGGCAACACACACAGCTGTTTAGGCAAAGTTTAAATGAGGCTGAGGATTGTTTTGAGATCATTTTAAAATTCGGTGATCTTTGA
- the NGLY1 gene encoding peptide-N(4)-(N-acetyl-beta-glucosaminyl)asparagine amidase isoform X1, with product MKKNVSLFGLKTKAFSLDCCLSEELLNVLLKWGLKRGETRLVFPKDDTSIEQLRKIRDLVAGERNSRLNGSNTTEMSGSSQRVTDMQPVAHQPSRTLDSNQDPTSQPAVMTFESIFLKTLQSNFLHVMVYENPSLQKKALACVPIQELSRNAHEKLIQARKMDRGHALNEQDILLLELLNWFKCDFFRWVNNLPCSKCGGQTESKENLSPSEDDLRWEASRVENHFCNHCQFSNRFPRYNNPEKLLETRRGRCGEWSNCFTLFCRAVGFEARYIWDATDHVWTEVYSSSQQRWLHCDPCENVCDKPLLYEMGWGKKLSYIIAFSKDEVVDVTWRYSCKHEDLLPRRTQVKEAVLRETINNLNKVRQQSLTEGRRRELLERIIVELVEFISPKTPKPGELGGRVSGSVAWRVARGEIALESEERIFIPTGKEKASKLLHLRYNIVEDCYTRISNNNEKISGWEKGVWRMDSMWRKVESDWKMVYLARKEGSLSGYICWKFECGSVGLKIDSISVKTSSQTFQSGKVRWMLRSGNTVVDVNGDKSLHSYPGISNVTDVILEAELSGGDGDIAWQHTQLFRQSLNEAEDCFEIILKFGDL from the exons ATGAAGAAAAATGTCAGTCTATTTGGATTGAAAACCAAGGCTTTTTCACTAGATTGTTGCCTGTCAGAGGAGCTGTTGAATGTCCTTTTGAAATGGGGATTGAAGAG GGGGGAAACCCGTCTCGTTTTTCCTAAGGACGACACATCAATTGAGCAGCTGCGCAAAATCCGAGACTTAGTCGCTGGGGAGAGAAATAGCCGATTGAATGGATCAAATACAACCGAAATGTCGGGATCCTCTCAGAGAGTAACAGACATGCAGCCTGTTGCACACCAGCCGTCGAGAACTCTTGATTCCAATCAGGACCCAACTTCTCAGCCTGCTGTCATG ACATTTGAATCAATCTTCTTGAAGACACTTCAATCAAACTTTCTGCATGTAATGGTATATGAGAACCCTAGTTTACAAAAGAAAGCCTTGGCTTGCGTCCCAATCCAAGAACTGAGCAGGAATGCTCATGAAAAGCTGATCCAAGCAAGGAAAATGGACAGAG GACATGCATTGAACGAACAGGACATACTGTTGCTGGAGCTCCTGAACTGGTTTAAATGTGATTTTTTCCGGTGGGTAAATAACCTTCCGTGCAGCAAGTGTGGGGGCCAGACAGAATCTAAAGAAAATTTGTCACCTAGCGAAGATGATCTGAGATGGGAAGCGAGTAGGGTTGAAAATCACTTCTGTAACCATTGCCAATTCAGCAACCGGTTTCCAAG GTACAACAATCCCGAGAAACTTCTGGAAACTAGGCGTGGCCGCTGCGGAGAATGGTCCAACTGCTTCACCCTCTTCTGCAGAGCTGTGGGCTTTGAAGCAAGATATATTTGGGACGCAACAG ATCATGTGTGGACCGAAGTTTATTCCTCATCCCAGCAGAGGTGGCTTCACTGTGACCCTTGTGAAAACGTCTGCGACAAACCCCTCCTCTATGAGATGGGCTGGGGGAAAAAGCTCTCCTACATTATTGCATTCTCTAAAGACGAG GTTGTTGATGTCACCTGGCGCTACTCTTGTAAACATGAAGACCTGCTCCCACGGAGGACCCAGGTCAAAGAAGCAGTCCTACGAGAAACCATCAATAACCTTAATAAAGTG AGACAGCAGTCTTTGacggaaggaaggagaagggagctCTTAGAAAGAATAATTGTGGAGCTTGTTGAGTTCATTTCTCCTAAAACCCCTAAGCCGGGAGAACTTGGCGGAAGGGTATCGGGATCAGTGGCTTGGAGAGTCGCCAGAGGTGAAATTGCTTTGGAG AGCGAAGAAAGAATTTTTATTCCAACTGGAAAAGAGAAGGCCTCTAAGCTTCTCCACCTTAGGTACAATATAGTAGAAGATTGTTACACACGGATATCCAATAATAATGAAAAGATTAGTGGATGGGAAAAAGGAGTATGGAGGATGGACTCTATGTGGAGAAAGGTTGAATCAGACTGGAAAATG GTTTATTTAGCTCGAAAAGAAGGATCATTATCTGGTTACATCTGCTGGAAGTTTGAGTGTGGCTCAGTTGGGCTAAAAATTGACAGCATCTCAGTCAAAACGAGCAGCCAGACATTTCAGAGTGGAAAAGTAAGGTGGATGCTGCGATCTGGCAACACTGTAGTTGATGTAAACGGAG ATAAAAGTCTTCATTCTTATCCCGGTATTTCCAACGTAACAGATGTTATCTTGGAAGCTGAACTAAGTGGAGGGGATGGTGATATTGCATGGCAACACACACAGCTGTTTAGGCAAAGTTTAAATGAGGCTGAGGATTGTTTTGAGATCATTTTAAAATTCGGTGATCTTTGA